In one Prosthecochloris aestuarii DSM 271 genomic region, the following are encoded:
- a CDS encoding efflux RND transporter permease subunit produces MFDRFINRPVLATVISVFFVLLGLIGISQLPLTQFPDIAPPSVSVSTSYPGASAETIARSVAPSLEEAINGVEDMTYMTSTSSNDGSLNISVFFKLGTDPDQAAVNVQNRVSRATSQLPEEVRNIGVTTSKKQNSMIMLITLYSDDPDTYDATFLQNYAKINLIPEIQRVNGVGQASVFGSKDYSMRIWLEPARMAAYRITPQEVISAVQNQNLEAAPGRFGEGSREALELIIRYKGKMKEPSDYEGIVLRVNADGSLLRLRDIARVELGSYSYAVQADANGKESVTMAIYQSAGSNSNDIQIGLQAVLEKASVSFPHGIGYMIPYSTKRSLDKSIDQVLHTLFEAFLLVFLVVFIFLQDFRSTLIPALAVPVAIIGTFFFMTLFGFSINLLTLFALILAIGIVVDDAIVIVEAVHAKMEHNRLPARKATHLVMSEITGAIISITLVMASVFLPVGFLEGSTGVFYRQFAFTLAIAILISAVNALTLSPALCALFLTNEHIGEGGGKTGWFKGFERRLFKGFNTGFGLLNERYVRTLGFLIRRKWLSLGGLVAVSGLAFWMAWSAPSGFIPDEDNGFFIISASLPAGASLDRTIAALDKVEGVLEGDESVETVIAVSGIDLITSSSSPSAGLVFVSLKDAENRGPVKDIGAIMGRITGKLSSISEGTFFPIQPPTVPGFGNVGGLEVVLQDRTSGSLQDFTGVADGYIGALMQRPEIAFAFTMFNTGYPQYELEVDNVKASQLGVDVKDLLKVMQAFYGSLQVSDFNRFGKYYRVVMQARAEDRTEPSSLEGVFVKNASGEMVPMNSMVKLKRVYGPQTVDHFNLFNALTVNASVAPGYTTGQAIKAAEEVALSTLPAGFSYDWKGVSREEIESGGQSVYIFILSLIFVYLLLSAQYESYILPLAVIFSIPTGIVGIFAGIRALGIENNIYVQVAMIMLIGLLAKNAILIVEYAIQRRRAGMPLLDSAIEGSRMRFRPILMTSLAFVVGLLPLLWASGPSALGNHSIGAAAVGGMLSGVFLGVLIIPVLYMVFQGLQEKISGPARGFDDDPLQEE; encoded by the coding sequence ATGTTTGATCGATTTATTAACAGACCGGTTCTGGCAACGGTTATATCGGTATTTTTTGTCCTACTCGGTCTGATCGGTATCAGCCAGCTGCCGCTGACCCAGTTTCCCGATATTGCACCGCCAAGTGTTTCGGTATCGACATCCTATCCGGGAGCCAGTGCAGAAACGATCGCCCGTTCTGTAGCCCCTTCGCTCGAGGAGGCTATTAACGGTGTCGAGGATATGACCTATATGACCTCGACATCGAGTAATGACGGGTCGTTGAATATCAGTGTGTTTTTCAAACTTGGTACTGATCCGGACCAGGCGGCGGTCAACGTTCAGAACAGGGTGTCGAGGGCGACAAGTCAGCTGCCGGAGGAGGTTCGCAACATTGGTGTGACGACATCGAAAAAGCAGAACAGCATGATTATGCTGATAACGCTTTACAGCGATGATCCGGACACCTATGACGCCACGTTTCTGCAGAACTATGCAAAAATCAACCTGATTCCTGAAATTCAGCGGGTTAACGGCGTCGGTCAGGCCAGCGTGTTTGGTTCAAAGGACTACTCGATGCGTATCTGGCTTGAGCCTGCCCGGATGGCGGCTTACAGGATCACTCCCCAGGAGGTGATCAGTGCTGTTCAGAACCAGAATCTCGAAGCTGCACCAGGCCGTTTTGGCGAAGGCAGCCGTGAGGCGCTTGAGCTGATCATTCGTTATAAGGGCAAAATGAAAGAGCCTTCGGACTATGAGGGCATCGTTCTTCGTGTCAATGCCGATGGTTCGCTCCTGCGTCTTCGTGATATAGCAAGGGTTGAACTTGGTTCCTACAGCTATGCTGTTCAGGCGGATGCGAACGGCAAAGAGTCTGTCACCATGGCAATCTACCAGTCTGCCGGCTCTAACTCGAACGATATCCAGATCGGTTTGCAGGCGGTGCTGGAAAAAGCTTCAGTTTCATTTCCCCATGGAATTGGCTATATGATTCCTTACAGCACGAAGCGCTCTCTTGACAAGTCGATCGATCAGGTGCTGCATACGCTTTTCGAGGCATTTCTGCTGGTTTTTCTCGTGGTGTTCATCTTTCTGCAGGATTTCCGTTCGACGCTGATACCTGCGCTTGCAGTTCCCGTGGCGATTATCGGCACTTTTTTCTTTATGACCCTCTTTGGTTTTTCCATCAATCTGCTGACCCTTTTTGCGCTGATATTGGCTATCGGTATCGTTGTGGATGATGCGATTGTTATCGTCGAGGCGGTTCACGCAAAGATGGAACACAACCGGCTTCCGGCACGTAAAGCGACGCACCTTGTGATGAGCGAGATTACGGGGGCTATTATTTCTATTACCCTTGTTATGGCTTCCGTGTTTCTTCCGGTTGGCTTTCTCGAAGGTTCGACAGGGGTGTTTTACCGGCAGTTTGCCTTTACGCTGGCTATAGCAATTCTTATTTCGGCGGTCAATGCCCTGACGCTCAGTCCGGCGCTCTGTGCCCTTTTTCTGACGAATGAGCATATCGGTGAGGGGGGGGGAAAGACCGGTTGGTTCAAGGGGTTTGAGCGACGCCTGTTCAAAGGGTTCAATACCGGTTTTGGCCTGCTCAACGAGCGCTATGTCAGGACGCTCGGGTTTCTCATCAGGAGGAAGTGGTTGAGCCTCGGCGGTCTTGTTGCTGTGTCCGGTCTGGCTTTCTGGATGGCCTGGTCGGCTCCGTCGGGTTTCATTCCTGATGAAGACAACGGCTTTTTTATCATCAGTGCATCATTGCCTGCCGGTGCCTCGCTTGACCGGACGATAGCGGCTCTTGACAAGGTGGAAGGGGTGCTTGAGGGTGATGAGAGCGTCGAAACCGTGATAGCCGTTTCGGGTATCGATCTTATTACAAGTTCAAGTTCTCCATCGGCTGGTCTTGTTTTTGTCAGCCTCAAAGATGCGGAGAATCGAGGTCCTGTTAAGGATATCGGGGCCATTATGGGTCGGATTACAGGAAAACTGTCATCGATATCCGAAGGGACTTTTTTCCCCATTCAGCCCCCAACCGTGCCGGGTTTCGGCAACGTTGGCGGACTTGAAGTCGTGTTGCAGGACAGGACGTCGGGCAGTCTTCAGGATTTCACCGGCGTGGCTGACGGCTACATCGGTGCCTTGATGCAGCGGCCTGAAATTGCCTTTGCGTTTACTATGTTCAATACGGGTTACCCACAGTATGAACTTGAGGTTGATAACGTCAAAGCCAGTCAGCTCGGGGTCGATGTCAAGGATCTTCTGAAAGTGATGCAGGCCTTTTACGGCAGCCTTCAGGTATCGGATTTCAATCGTTTCGGCAAATATTACCGGGTAGTTATGCAGGCGCGTGCAGAGGATCGGACCGAACCGTCTTCTCTTGAAGGGGTGTTCGTGAAAAACGCCTCAGGGGAGATGGTTCCCATGAACAGTATGGTGAAGCTGAAACGGGTCTACGGTCCACAGACGGTCGACCATTTCAATTTGTTCAACGCGTTGACGGTCAATGCCAGTGTTGCTCCGGGCTATACCACCGGTCAGGCTATCAAAGCGGCCGAAGAGGTTGCACTGTCAACGCTTCCGGCAGGGTTTTCCTATGACTGGAAGGGGGTAAGCAGGGAGGAGATTGAGTCTGGCGGGCAGTCTGTCTATATTTTTATTCTTTCACTGATCTTTGTGTATCTGCTCCTTTCGGCGCAGTATGAAAGCTATATTCTTCCGCTCGCGGTTATTTTTTCCATTCCAACTGGTATTGTCGGGATCTTTGCCGGCATACGGGCATTAGGGATTGAAAACAATATTTATGTGCAGGTGGCCATGATTATGCTGATCGGGCTGCTTGCCAAAAACGCTATTCTTATCGTCGAATATGCCATTCAGAGAAGAAGAGCCGGCATGCCTCTCCTCGATTCAGCTATCGAAGGTTCAAGGATGAGGTTTCGTCCTATTCTGATGACATCACTGGCTTTTGTTGTTGGTCTTTTGCCTCTTCTGTGGGCTTCCGGCCCTTCGGCGCTTGGCAACCATTCGATCGGTGCGGCAGCGGTAGGCGGAATGCTGAGCGGAGTGTTCCTCGGGGTTCTCATTATTCCCGTGCTCTACATGGTATTCCAGGGGCTGCAGGAGAAGATCAGCGGGCCTGCGCGCGGGTTTGATGATGATCCCCTTCAGGAGGAGTGA
- a CDS encoding efflux RND transporter periplasmic adaptor subunit: MTNIRKRLSSFCLGSTILLLSLSGCEGQNARQAANQQQPPSLPVMNVMRSSVSVNQEYAALIEGVTTVEIRPQVEGVLKEIAVDEGAYVNKGDLLFTIDDRIYRQELQTAVAAKKSAEAALAIAALDVEKLKPLVRNNVVSEVQLQEARAHLRAAKAALDQAAAKEQIARINLEYSSITAPVNGYIGAIAFRTGSLVSRNQSDKLTTLSDVHQVRAYFSMSEVDFVRFRQRYPGGSIEEPLSAVPPVHLLLADGTTFGNEGRLDAINGQFDRTTASVTLRATFPNPDGLLRSGNTGKVVIGYTYDDIILVPQSATSDLQDRIFVSKVNEGNAVARTPVTVIGRSGNDYIVSGGLEDGDMIILSGFSRLPDGTVISPLQKAGEESALPEEELKINEKEGV, from the coding sequence ATGACCAATATCAGAAAACGATTGAGTTCGTTTTGCCTTGGCAGTACGATACTGCTTCTCTCGCTTTCAGGGTGTGAGGGGCAAAATGCCAGGCAGGCTGCCAATCAGCAGCAGCCGCCTTCCCTTCCTGTCATGAACGTGATGCGTTCTTCCGTCAGCGTCAATCAGGAGTATGCCGCATTGATTGAGGGTGTTACTACTGTCGAAATAAGACCTCAGGTTGAGGGTGTTTTGAAGGAGATCGCTGTTGACGAAGGGGCGTATGTCAACAAGGGAGATCTGCTGTTCACTATTGATGACCGGATATATCGCCAGGAGCTGCAGACTGCTGTGGCGGCAAAGAAGTCGGCAGAGGCCGCTCTTGCAATCGCTGCTCTTGATGTTGAAAAGCTCAAGCCTCTGGTGCGCAACAACGTGGTTTCAGAGGTGCAGCTTCAAGAGGCCCGGGCTCATCTGCGTGCAGCGAAGGCCGCTCTCGATCAGGCTGCAGCAAAGGAGCAAATAGCCCGGATCAATCTCGAGTATAGCAGCATAACGGCACCAGTCAACGGTTATATCGGTGCGATAGCGTTTCGGACGGGCAGTCTTGTGAGCCGCAACCAGTCGGATAAGCTGACGACGCTCTCCGATGTCCATCAGGTCAGAGCGTATTTCAGCATGAGCGAAGTTGATTTTGTCCGTTTTCGGCAGCGCTATCCAGGCGGGTCAATTGAAGAGCCGCTTTCAGCCGTGCCTCCGGTGCATCTCCTGCTGGCTGACGGCACTACTTTTGGCAACGAGGGCCGGCTTGATGCGATCAACGGGCAGTTCGACCGCACGACAGCATCTGTTACCCTTCGGGCGACTTTTCCGAATCCCGATGGGCTTCTCAGGTCGGGCAATACGGGTAAAGTTGTGATTGGTTATACGTATGACGATATCATTCTTGTTCCGCAGTCGGCAACGTCGGATCTGCAGGACAGGATTTTTGTGAGCAAGGTCAACGAGGGCAATGCTGTGGCGCGTACCCCGGTGACGGTTATCGGACGGAGCGGAAATGATTATATCGTCAGTGGAGGTCTTGAGGATGGTGATATGATTATTCTCTCAGGCTTCAGCCGTCTGCCTGACGGAACGGTCATCAGTCCGCTGCAGAAGGCCGGAGAGGAGAGTGCGCTTCCTGAAGAAGAACTGAAGATCAACGAGAAAGAGGGCGTGTAA
- a CDS encoding helix-turn-helix domain-containing protein: MIIPDTPFNPASADFFGIYPLTRSLPELQDLSVRFTLFHIVWFTGESSSQYVIDFERYPIAADSLYCLGPWQVHRVSGEPAEGIRIIFSGDIYGDVVNDDVRWLFNPLVNDGVRLKADIVEPLRMLLRLMVRESSGAGETDMLKAYLKAFLLHLIRSGSGERISFGVDAARLMILFSLVDTHYRKERKVSFYASRIGLSPKRLNEILKMATGLTLTALLHYRLIIEARRQISYGKRNFKEIAFDLGFSEQAYFSRFFKKKTGQTPEAFRQQMFKLSKQSG; this comes from the coding sequence ATGATCATACCTGATACCCCTTTTAATCCTGCTTCTGCTGATTTTTTTGGTATCTATCCTCTTACGCGCTCTTTGCCGGAATTGCAGGATCTTTCAGTCCGATTCACTCTTTTTCATATTGTCTGGTTTACCGGAGAGTCTTCTTCGCAATATGTGATTGATTTCGAGCGATATCCCATTGCGGCCGACAGTCTCTATTGCCTCGGCCCCTGGCAGGTGCATAGGGTTTCCGGTGAGCCTGCCGAAGGGATACGGATCATTTTTTCCGGTGACATTTACGGCGATGTTGTCAATGATGATGTTCGCTGGCTGTTTAATCCTCTGGTCAATGACGGGGTCAGGCTCAAGGCTGATATTGTCGAACCTTTACGAATGCTGCTGCGTCTTATGGTACGCGAGTCCTCTGGTGCAGGTGAGACAGATATGCTCAAGGCCTATCTCAAAGCTTTTCTTTTGCATCTGATCCGCTCCGGGTCTGGCGAAAGGATTTCGTTCGGTGTCGATGCGGCGCGCCTCATGATCCTTTTTTCTCTTGTCGATACGCACTACAGGAAGGAGCGCAAGGTCTCCTTTTATGCGTCAAGGATAGGGTTAAGTCCGAAGCGTCTCAATGAGATTCTCAAAATGGCTACCGGTTTGACGCTGACCGCTCTTCTTCATTACCGGCTGATTATCGAGGCCCGGCGCCAGATCAGTTACGGTAAGAGGAATTTCAAGGAGATCGCTTTTGATCTGGGCTTCAGTGAACAGGCCTATTTCAGCAGGTTTTTTAAGAAAAAGACAGGACAGACGCCCGAAGCCTTTCGGCAGCAAATGTTCAAATTGTCCAAACAAAGCGGCTGA
- a CDS encoding efflux RND transporter permease subunit — translation MKALFRYFAERHLLAYILTILVFLFGAATLWQINRAQYPKVDLGQMVVTTQYPGASPEDVEQNVTNKIEDELKSVTDIRRVFSMSMENVSIVIVDIEPDASDPRGVKREIREAVFRITDFPAEVTESSLITDIKSSIFPILEVGLTGDMPYPELREFARRFEKKLKDIPGVASVQRYGYRDREIQVELFPDKIRELQIPMQGVVDAIQQRNIRATGGSLESFTSEKNVVTLAQFRNPEEVGEVVVRSSFDGPIIRVSDIAEVTDGFEEERVLSRINGHPAISFLINKSESADIIRTVQSIRKLVDEEGQQLPEGIRFIYGLDFSQYVENQLSIVVTNGAIGLVLVLIALTFFLNLRTAFWVALGIPFTLLGGISLLPLFDVELDSVTLTSLIIVIGIVVDDAIIISENIFQRREQGDSPVDAVVNGVFKVYKPVLTTVVTTFLAFAPMFFMPGILGKFVFVIPLTISLALFVSIFEAFLILPAHILPGLYTRDSGNQKTTMRNWFVPLRNGFEKLLLFLLRLRYLLIFLGFLSLGGALYYGLNYMSYILFPTKGADAFNIWVELPVGSSLNATSAKAAEFEKLLEVLPEEEVSAYLTRIGTQADIVPMEKENFVELSVKLTPYGTRDRSADEIVADIRQKAMEIDGVQKTTFFVESGGPPVGKPVTIRVVGSDDELRTGLGDAVFSYLSGIEGVTDPDRDDKEGKEQIEITIRHDRLSRLGLSVSDIARTVRTAYDGQVVTSVRYGEEEVDFRVMLQKYTRRNIEYLEELSIPNRTGRLIPLKEVAGFEQGAGPSIFYHYDGERSITLSADVAQEKITPIEVMQQVERQFAVNRDFPGIKLVFGGEAQESQESLKGLFVAFGIAAVGIYFLLVLLFNSLTQPLLVMMSIPFAIIGVVIAFALHGEVFSFLGLLGVVGMAGVVVNDSLVLVNYLNELYQSGKSTDIPQLVAKGTADRLRAILLTTITTAAGLLPLAYGIGGTDASMMPMALALGWGLLLATPLTLVLIPCLYMIGFDIRSLWKNIRKPQAS, via the coding sequence ATGAAAGCACTTTTTCGTTATTTCGCTGAGCGCCATTTGCTGGCGTATATACTGACCATTCTGGTTTTTCTGTTTGGGGCGGCGACGTTGTGGCAGATCAATCGGGCGCAGTATCCGAAGGTTGATCTTGGTCAGATGGTTGTGACGACACAGTATCCGGGAGCTTCTCCTGAAGATGTCGAGCAGAATGTCACCAATAAGATAGAGGATGAACTCAAGAGTGTCACCGATATTAGACGGGTTTTTTCGATGTCGATGGAAAATGTGTCGATTGTTATTGTCGATATCGAGCCTGATGCCTCGGATCCTCGTGGGGTGAAACGTGAAATCCGCGAAGCGGTTTTTCGTATTACCGATTTCCCGGCAGAGGTGACGGAATCTTCTCTGATCACTGACATCAAATCGTCGATTTTCCCTATCCTCGAAGTCGGGCTGACCGGAGATATGCCTTACCCGGAACTCAGGGAGTTTGCCCGGCGTTTCGAGAAAAAGCTGAAAGATATTCCGGGGGTTGCCAGTGTGCAGCGATACGGATACCGTGACCGGGAGATTCAGGTTGAGCTGTTTCCTGATAAAATCCGGGAACTTCAGATTCCTATGCAGGGGGTCGTTGATGCTATTCAACAGCGAAATATCCGGGCGACGGGAGGCTCTCTCGAATCGTTTACAAGCGAAAAAAACGTCGTTACGCTCGCCCAGTTCAGGAATCCTGAAGAGGTTGGGGAGGTTGTCGTCCGTTCAAGTTTTGACGGGCCGATCATCAGGGTCTCCGATATTGCTGAAGTCACGGATGGCTTTGAGGAGGAACGGGTGTTGTCGAGAATTAACGGACATCCGGCTATTTCTTTTCTTATCAATAAAAGCGAGTCTGCCGATATCATCAGAACGGTCCAGTCTATCAGGAAGCTGGTTGATGAAGAGGGGCAACAGCTCCCTGAGGGGATCAGATTCATATACGGGCTTGATTTTTCCCAGTATGTGGAGAATCAACTCTCCATTGTTGTGACCAATGGCGCTATCGGGCTTGTCCTTGTGCTGATCGCCCTTACGTTTTTCCTCAATCTTCGTACCGCATTCTGGGTGGCTCTCGGTATTCCTTTTACCCTGCTTGGCGGCATTTCTCTGCTTCCTCTTTTCGATGTCGAACTCGATAGCGTGACACTGACCTCTCTGATCATTGTGATCGGTATCGTTGTTGACGATGCTATCATTATTTCAGAGAATATATTTCAGCGGCGTGAACAGGGGGATTCGCCGGTTGATGCAGTCGTCAACGGTGTTTTTAAGGTCTACAAGCCTGTTCTGACGACGGTGGTGACAACGTTTCTGGCTTTTGCCCCCATGTTTTTCATGCCCGGTATTCTCGGCAAGTTTGTTTTTGTCATTCCGCTTACGATCAGTCTTGCCCTCTTTGTCTCCATTTTCGAGGCGTTTCTGATTCTGCCTGCGCATATTCTTCCCGGTTTGTACACACGCGATTCCGGCAATCAGAAAACGACCATGCGAAACTGGTTTGTCCCTCTTCGCAATGGGTTTGAAAAACTGCTTCTTTTCCTGTTGCGTTTACGCTATCTCTTGATATTTCTGGGTTTTCTCAGCCTCGGCGGAGCGCTCTATTACGGACTCAATTACATGAGCTATATTTTGTTTCCGACCAAGGGCGCTGATGCTTTCAACATCTGGGTTGAGTTGCCCGTAGGCAGTTCATTGAATGCAACCTCTGCCAAAGCCGCTGAATTTGAGAAGCTGCTGGAGGTTCTGCCTGAAGAGGAGGTTTCGGCGTATCTGACCAGAATCGGTACTCAGGCCGACATTGTCCCAATGGAGAAGGAAAATTTTGTCGAGCTTTCCGTGAAGCTGACTCCTTATGGCACAAGAGATCGCTCTGCAGATGAAATTGTTGCTGATATTCGCCAAAAGGCTATGGAGATCGATGGTGTGCAAAAGACGACGTTTTTTGTTGAATCGGGCGGCCCTCCGGTTGGAAAGCCCGTCACCATAAGGGTTGTCGGTTCAGATGATGAGTTGAGAACAGGCCTGGGCGATGCTGTATTCAGTTATCTCTCAGGAATCGAAGGAGTTACTGATCCTGATCGTGATGACAAGGAAGGCAAGGAGCAGATTGAAATTACGATTCGCCATGACAGGCTTTCACGACTTGGGCTTTCGGTCTCTGATATTGCCCGGACGGTCAGAACCGCGTACGATGGCCAGGTGGTGACCAGTGTGCGTTACGGAGAGGAGGAGGTTGATTTCAGGGTGATGCTGCAGAAATATACCCGTCGCAACATTGAGTATCTGGAGGAGCTTTCTATCCCGAACCGGACGGGTCGGTTGATCCCTCTCAAGGAAGTTGCCGGATTTGAGCAGGGCGCGGGACCATCGATTTTTTATCACTATGATGGCGAACGCTCAATCACTCTTTCTGCCGATGTGGCGCAGGAGAAGATTACGCCGATCGAGGTGATGCAGCAGGTCGAGCGGCAGTTTGCTGTGAACCGAGATTTTCCGGGGATAAAACTGGTGTTCGGTGGTGAGGCCCAGGAATCGCAGGAGTCACTGAAGGGATTGTTTGTTGCCTTCGGCATTGCGGCTGTTGGCATATATTTTCTTCTGGTACTGCTTTTTAACTCCCTTACGCAGCCACTGCTTGTCATGATGTCGATACCGTTCGCAATTATTGGCGTTGTTATTGCTTTTGCGCTTCATGGAGAGGTGTTCAGCTTCCTCGGTCTTCTTGGCGTTGTCGGTATGGCCGGTGTTGTGGTCAATGATTCTCTTGTGCTGGTGAATTATCTCAATGAGCTCTATCAGTCAGGAAAAAGTACCGATATCCCTCAGCTGGTCGCCAAGGGAACAGCCGACCGCCTTCGAGCGATTCTGCTGACAACGATAACGACTGCGGCAGGACTTCTTCCTCTTGCATACGGTATCGGAGGTACCGATGCTTCCATGATGCCTATGGCCCTTGCGCTGGGCTGGGGACTGCTTCTGGCTACGCCTTTGACTCTGGTGCTGATTCCCTGTTTGTACATGATTGGTTTTGATATCCGTTCTTTATGGAAAAACATCCGTAAGCCTCAGGCATCATAA
- a CDS encoding TolC family protein, with the protein MFIFFIVISHSGRLLRDLVFFLLTVACLVSIQPEAVVAEPLTQEAFVALLEKRHPVFEKERLSSAIEEATQQGYLGDTDWNLSSSLTWSREEATITAFSPDLSTSLGLQTGLSKQFWETGGRLSAIYAINRSSSSFEEIPLFSYPDTFYENSVELQYAQPLLRNRGGKLSRLQYDLKGYDVDVSGIQAVENIEEFLAASISKYLDWVYLEEQKKIMSRRLDLSRREFERTQSKFNAYLVDSADVMRSKDALNTWRQNLGLVELQLTALKEELSVLVQSDVVLRAEPDFNLYTEHRFESLASARTKLERGSRLLKILELRKQQLDVNAIGVRETGKPDLSLIAAVTFKSAEGSAGESFDFDKKDAALGLQLSVPLENTTAKAEYQRTRLQTLQLGKERQDVMLSLNASLSSLHTQLRKLSEVLELNREQIESARLRTIEETKIYEQGRGDLTFVIMSRDNEESAKLTYAENALNYQKLWVQYQALMDELYGEGIVLGSEF; encoded by the coding sequence ATGTTTATTTTTTTCATTGTCATTTCTCACTCCGGACGGTTGCTCAGGGACCTGGTTTTTTTTCTTCTGACGGTAGCTTGTCTTGTTTCGATCCAGCCTGAAGCGGTTGTTGCAGAACCGCTGACACAAGAGGCTTTTGTCGCTCTTTTAGAGAAACGTCACCCGGTCTTTGAAAAAGAACGACTGTCGAGCGCTATCGAAGAGGCCACACAACAGGGGTATCTCGGAGATACTGACTGGAACCTTTCTTCTTCTTTGACATGGTCGCGTGAAGAGGCGACGATAACCGCTTTCAGCCCTGATCTCTCCACATCTCTTGGTCTGCAAACCGGTTTGAGCAAACAGTTCTGGGAGACCGGGGGGCGTCTTTCAGCTATCTATGCTATCAACCGTTCTTCCAGCTCTTTTGAAGAGATCCCGCTTTTTTCGTATCCGGATACTTTTTATGAGAACAGTGTCGAGCTGCAATATGCTCAACCGCTCTTGAGGAATCGAGGCGGCAAACTGAGTCGTTTGCAGTACGATCTTAAGGGATATGATGTCGATGTTTCCGGTATTCAGGCTGTCGAGAATATTGAGGAGTTTCTTGCAGCGTCAATCTCCAAATATCTTGACTGGGTCTATCTTGAAGAGCAGAAAAAAATAATGTCGCGCAGACTTGATCTGAGCCGCCGGGAGTTCGAGAGGACGCAGAGCAAGTTTAATGCGTATCTGGTGGATTCAGCCGACGTGATGCGCTCGAAAGATGCTCTGAATACCTGGAGACAGAATCTTGGCCTGGTGGAGTTACAGTTGACTGCCCTGAAAGAAGAACTTTCGGTTCTTGTTCAGAGCGATGTTGTGTTGCGTGCAGAGCCTGATTTCAATTTATATACTGAGCATCGTTTCGAATCCCTTGCCTCTGCCCGGACAAAGCTTGAGCGTGGTTCACGTCTTTTGAAAATACTCGAGTTACGAAAGCAACAGCTTGATGTCAATGCCATCGGGGTCAGGGAAACCGGCAAGCCGGATCTCTCTCTTATTGCCGCAGTAACCTTCAAGAGCGCAGAGGGGAGCGCTGGAGAGTCGTTTGACTTTGACAAAAAAGACGCGGCGTTAGGTCTTCAGCTTTCTGTTCCTCTTGAGAATACCACAGCTAAGGCGGAGTATCAGAGAACCCGTCTTCAGACTCTTCAGCTTGGCAAGGAACGTCAGGATGTAATGCTTTCTCTCAACGCCTCTCTTTCGTCTTTGCATACACAGTTAAGGAAACTCTCGGAGGTTCTTGAACTGAATCGAGAGCAGATTGAGTCTGCACGGCTGAGAACCATTGAAGAGACCAAAATCTATGAGCAGGGGAGAGGAGATCTTACGTTTGTCATCATGAGCAGGGATAATGAGGAAAGCGCCAAGCTTACCTATGCAGAAAACGCACTGAACTATCAGAAACTCTGGGTGCAATATCAGGCGCTGATGGATGAGTTGTATGGGGAAGGAATAGTTCTGGGTTCTGAGTTCTGA
- a CDS encoding CPBP family intramembrane glutamic endopeptidase gives MEKRFFFRFLPVVFLLFFLPASLVAAGYIPFWFRIPLLLFSFCLTVLYSYYRGFTLRDLGIRRDNLAASLRVNSVVTLCFSVLMGLLFYFELIPGPYFPAMGIFLPFYLLVSSPMQEFLFRGFLFAEMRASGVRSGFLLVVFSALLFSFIHIVYGDWLTLVLTFLIGLVWGGIYYRIPNIAGLSVFHAIAGMLALLAGAARNM, from the coding sequence ATGGAAAAGCGCTTCTTTTTTCGTTTTCTTCCTGTCGTATTTCTCCTGTTTTTTCTGCCTGCGTCACTGGTTGCAGCAGGATATATTCCGTTTTGGTTTCGCATTCCTCTGCTGCTGTTCAGTTTTTGTCTGACAGTGCTCTACAGTTATTACAGGGGCTTCACGCTTCGAGATCTTGGCATCAGGCGAGACAATCTCGCTGCATCTCTTAGGGTTAACAGTGTTGTAACGCTCTGTTTCTCGGTTTTGATGGGATTACTGTTTTATTTTGAGCTGATACCAGGTCCTTATTTTCCGGCAATGGGTATTTTTTTGCCGTTTTATCTTCTCGTTTCAAGTCCAATGCAGGAGTTTCTGTTCAGAGGGTTTCTGTTTGCGGAAATGCGTGCTTCCGGCGTGCGGAGCGGTTTTTTGCTGGTTGTTTTTTCGGCACTCCTGTTTTCTTTCATCCATATTGTTTACGGTGACTGGCTGACTCTGGTGCTGACGTTTCTGATCGGTCTCGTCTGGGGCGGGATCTATTATCGGATTCCTAATATTGCAGGGCTTTCTGTTTTTCATGCGATAGCAGGAATGCTCGCTCTGCTGGCAGGAGCAGCAAGAAACATGTGA